A window from Ramlibacter pinisoli encodes these proteins:
- a CDS encoding MFS transporter has product MPPGEVPARRQLAPFAALSATYFAHIGFFNPYLPLWLQHLGLPIVVISLLTSVQSFTRVFAPYAWGALSDHTGERVRLLRWSAAVALACSCGLWLPGSPWWVGLVLLLMFTHTSSMMSLTEAAMAHLVAGDWGRYGRVRLCGSAGFMVTVLLAGAWFERFGMGHFPGWTAVTLLGVLGCTLWLPDAREQPHAATARGAEPVGPVLRRPVVRWFLAALFFHVMAHYAIYGFFSLYLDARGYGKAVIGALWAVSVLVEIGWFFLQGRLMLATSMPRWLLACGVAMVARMAITAGAADWLAALVLAQVLHALTFATHHTACIAMVTRHFPGRLRGRGQGLFTLIGYGLGGVVGVVAGGAVVSRFGFATMFWMAAAVAALGALCAWRADRLERAEQQPDALVTAAN; this is encoded by the coding sequence ATGCCGCCCGGGGAGGTGCCGGCCCGGCGCCAGCTGGCGCCGTTCGCCGCGCTGTCGGCGACCTACTTCGCCCACATCGGCTTCTTCAATCCCTACCTGCCGCTGTGGCTGCAGCACCTGGGGCTGCCCATCGTGGTCATCAGCCTGCTCACGTCGGTGCAGTCGTTCACCCGCGTGTTCGCGCCCTATGCCTGGGGGGCGCTGTCCGACCACACCGGCGAGCGCGTGCGCCTGCTGCGCTGGTCGGCGGCGGTGGCGCTGGCGTGTTCCTGCGGGTTGTGGCTGCCGGGCAGCCCGTGGTGGGTGGGGCTGGTGCTGCTGCTGATGTTCACCCACACCAGCTCGATGATGTCGCTCACCGAGGCGGCCATGGCCCACCTGGTGGCGGGCGACTGGGGCCGCTACGGCCGGGTGCGGCTGTGCGGCTCGGCCGGCTTCATGGTGACGGTGCTCCTGGCCGGCGCCTGGTTCGAGCGCTTCGGCATGGGGCACTTCCCGGGCTGGACGGCCGTGACGCTGCTGGGCGTGCTGGGCTGCACCCTGTGGCTGCCCGATGCCCGGGAGCAGCCGCACGCTGCGACGGCGCGGGGCGCCGAGCCGGTCGGCCCCGTGCTGCGCCGCCCGGTCGTGCGCTGGTTCCTCGCCGCGCTGTTCTTTCACGTCATGGCGCACTACGCCATCTACGGCTTCTTCTCGCTGTACCTGGATGCACGCGGCTATGGCAAGGCGGTGATCGGCGCCTTGTGGGCCGTGTCGGTGCTGGTGGAGATCGGCTGGTTCTTCCTGCAGGGCCGACTCATGCTGGCGACGTCCATGCCGCGCTGGCTGCTGGCGTGCGGCGTGGCCATGGTGGCGCGGATGGCGATCACGGCGGGCGCGGCCGACTGGCTGGCGGCGCTGGTGCTGGCGCAGGTGCTGCACGCTCTCACCTTCGCCACCCACCACACCGCCTGCATCGCGATGGTGACGCGCCATTTCCCGGGCCGCCTGCGCGGGCGTGGCCAGGGGCTGTTCACGCTCATTGGCTACGGGCTGGGCGGCGTGGTCGGGGTGGTGGCAGGCGGAGCCGTCGTGTCGCGGTTCGGCTTCGCCACCATGTTCTGGATGGCCGCTGCTGTCGCGGCGCTGGGCGCCCTGTGCGCCTGGCGCGCGGATCGGCTCGAACGGGCGGAACAGCAGCCTGACGCACTTGTTACGGCTGCGAACTGA
- the aroC gene encoding chorismate synthase: MSGNTFGLLFSVTNFGESHGPAIGCVVDGCPPGLELSEADIQPDLDRRKPGTSRHVTQRQEADQVEILSGVYEGRTTGTPICLLIRNTDQRSKDYSAIAQTFRPGHADYTYLQKYGVRDPRGGGRSSARLTAPMVAAGAIAKKWLAAQYGTRVRGCMQQVGEIAIDFESWEHVPNNPFFAPMADVSDLESYMDSLRKAGDSCGARIRISASGVPPGWGEPLFDRLDADIAHAMMGINAVKGVEIGAGFESVVQRGTVHGDSLSPHGFRTNNAGGVLGGISTGQDLEVSIAIKPTSSIISPRETIDIRGESTEVITKGRHDPCVGLRATPIAEAMLALVLIDHALRHRAQNADVQPPLRPIPAAVR; encoded by the coding sequence ATGAGCGGCAACACCTTCGGCCTCCTGTTCTCGGTCACCAATTTCGGCGAATCCCACGGGCCGGCGATCGGCTGCGTCGTCGATGGCTGTCCCCCCGGGCTGGAGCTGTCGGAGGCGGACATCCAGCCCGACCTCGACCGGCGCAAGCCCGGCACCAGCCGCCACGTCACCCAGCGCCAGGAAGCCGACCAGGTCGAGATCCTGTCGGGGGTGTACGAAGGCCGCACCACCGGCACGCCCATCTGCCTGCTGATCCGCAACACCGACCAGCGCAGCAAGGACTACAGCGCCATCGCGCAGACGTTCCGGCCCGGCCATGCCGACTACACCTACCTGCAGAAGTACGGCGTGCGCGACCCCCGCGGCGGCGGCCGCTCGTCGGCGCGTCTCACGGCCCCCATGGTGGCGGCCGGCGCGATCGCCAAGAAGTGGCTGGCGGCCCAGTACGGCACGCGGGTGCGCGGCTGCATGCAGCAGGTGGGCGAGATCGCGATCGACTTCGAGTCGTGGGAGCACGTGCCGAACAACCCGTTCTTCGCCCCGATGGCCGACGTGTCCGACCTCGAGAGCTACATGGACAGCCTGCGCAAGGCCGGCGACTCGTGCGGCGCACGCATCCGCATCAGCGCCAGCGGCGTGCCGCCGGGCTGGGGCGAGCCGCTGTTCGACCGCCTCGACGCCGACATCGCCCACGCCATGATGGGCATCAATGCGGTCAAGGGCGTGGAGATCGGCGCCGGCTTCGAGAGCGTCGTGCAGCGCGGCACCGTCCACGGCGATTCGCTGTCGCCGCACGGCTTCCGCACCAACAACGCCGGCGGCGTGCTCGGCGGCATCAGCACCGGCCAGGACCTGGAGGTGTCGATCGCCATCAAGCCCACCAGCTCCATCATCAGCCCGCGCGAGACCATCGACATCCGGGGCGAATCGACCGAGGTCATCACCAAGGGCCGCCACGATCCCTGCGTCGGCCTGCGCGCGACCCCCATCGCCGAGGCCATGCTGGCGCTGGTGCTGATCGACCACGCGCTGCGGCACCGGGCGCAGAACGCCGACGTCCAGCCGCCGCTGCGGCCCATTCCCGCCGCCGTCCGCTGA
- a CDS encoding cupin domain-containing protein has translation MLEKTATRFSHVKPGDTPWRSDGLRDFFQYRDLGVAEATHGKVIAHLVRANQAPEQGTGWHRHEAQFQIVLMLKGWARFMYEDQETLVEAGDCVHQRPGIRHYLFDYSADMEYLEIVSPADFGTVDVDAVCAIPPPTPWR, from the coding sequence TTGCTGGAGAAAACCGCCACCCGCTTCTCTCACGTGAAGCCGGGCGATACACCCTGGCGCAGCGACGGGCTGCGCGACTTCTTCCAGTACCGCGACCTGGGGGTGGCCGAGGCCACGCACGGGAAGGTCATCGCCCACCTCGTCCGGGCCAACCAGGCACCGGAACAAGGCACGGGCTGGCACCGCCACGAGGCGCAGTTCCAGATCGTGCTGATGCTCAAGGGCTGGGCCCGCTTCATGTACGAGGACCAGGAGACGCTGGTGGAGGCCGGCGACTGCGTGCACCAGCGCCCGGGCATCCGGCACTACCTGTTCGACTACTCGGCCGACATGGAATACCTGGAGATCGTCTCGCCGGCCGACTTCGGCACCGTCGACGTCGACGCGGTCTGCGCCATCCCGCCGCCGACGCCCTGGCGGTAG
- a CDS encoding glutathione S-transferase, with protein sequence MAKAVLTITSRNYGAWALRGWLMARLAGLEFTEKVIPPDDPAMKAEMLLLAPSMLVPSLQHDGVKVWDTLAIGEYLHEIRPKAGLLPADIKARAHCRAICGEMHSGFSSLRSSLPMNIKAHFPGFKVWSRAQADIDRVLAIWRECLAASGGPFLFGKAPCMADAMYAPVVTRFATYDIPLDKACAAYSKRILDLPAMREWIAAAKREPDDIDELDAEF encoded by the coding sequence ATGGCCAAGGCCGTCCTCACGATCACCAGCCGCAACTACGGCGCCTGGGCCCTGCGCGGCTGGCTCATGGCCAGGCTGGCCGGCCTGGAGTTCACCGAGAAGGTCATCCCGCCCGACGACCCGGCCATGAAGGCCGAGATGCTGCTGCTGGCGCCGTCCATGCTGGTGCCCTCGCTGCAGCACGACGGGGTGAAGGTCTGGGACACGCTGGCCATCGGCGAGTACCTGCACGAGATCCGCCCCAAGGCCGGGCTGCTGCCGGCCGACATCAAGGCACGCGCCCATTGCCGGGCCATCTGCGGCGAGATGCACTCGGGCTTCTCGTCCCTGCGCAGCTCGCTGCCGATGAACATCAAGGCGCATTTCCCGGGGTTCAAGGTGTGGTCGCGGGCGCAGGCCGACATCGACCGCGTGCTGGCCATCTGGCGCGAGTGCCTGGCCGCCTCGGGCGGCCCGTTCCTGTTCGGCAAGGCGCCGTGCATGGCCGACGCGATGTACGCCCCCGTGGTCACCCGCTTCGCGACCTACGACATCCCGCTCGACAAGGCCTGCGCGGCCTACAGCAAGCGCATCCTCGACCTGCCGGCGATGCGCGAATGGATCGCGGCCGCCAAGCGCGAGCCGGACGACATCGACGAACTCGATGCCGAGTTCTGA